One Jeotgalicoccus saudimassiliensis DNA window includes the following coding sequences:
- the hemL gene encoding glutamate-1-semialdehyde 2,1-aminomutase has product MYNKSKELYADAVKVMPGGVNSPARAFKSVGDHPLFIDHAKGARLYDVDGNSYIDYSLSFGPLILGHADDEVVKSVQDAAVKGTSFGAPTELETTMAELVMERVPSIEMVRMVSSGTEATLAALRLARGYTGKSKILKFEGCYHGHSDSLLIKAGSGVATLGLPDSPGVPEGTAKNTITVPYNDEESLKEAFDKFGDDIAAVIMEPVAGNMGVVPPVEGYLQFVRDITEQNDTLLIFDEVMTGFRVGYNCAQGHFGIKPDLTCLGKVIGGGLPVGAYGGKKEIMERIAPAGDIYQAGTLSGNPLAMSAGLATLSQLSPESYEYFGKLADMLEEGLTEVFEKHDTPITINRAGSMIGFFLTEGPVTDFDSANTSDLELFRAMYQALLAEGVYLPPSQFEGMFLSTKHTEDDIQTTINAFDNALSKVTGK; this is encoded by the coding sequence ATGTATAACAAGTCAAAAGAACTTTATGCTGACGCGGTTAAAGTCATGCCGGGCGGAGTCAACTCTCCGGCACGTGCGTTTAAATCAGTAGGGGACCATCCGTTATTTATCGACCACGCCAAAGGCGCGCGTTTATACGACGTGGACGGCAACTCGTACATCGACTATTCATTAAGTTTCGGTCCGTTAATTCTCGGCCACGCTGACGATGAAGTTGTAAAAAGCGTACAGGACGCTGCAGTTAAGGGCACATCATTCGGTGCACCGACAGAACTTGAAACTACGATGGCTGAACTTGTTATGGAACGCGTACCGTCAATCGAAATGGTGCGTATGGTTTCTTCAGGTACTGAAGCAACGCTTGCGGCACTCCGTCTCGCACGCGGTTACACAGGAAAGAGCAAAATTCTTAAATTTGAAGGATGCTACCACGGCCACAGTGACTCATTATTAATTAAAGCGGGTTCAGGTGTTGCGACACTTGGTCTTCCGGACTCTCCGGGCGTACCCGAAGGCACTGCGAAAAACACAATCACTGTCCCGTACAACGACGAAGAAAGTCTTAAAGAAGCATTCGATAAATTCGGCGACGACATCGCTGCAGTCATCATGGAACCCGTTGCAGGGAACATGGGTGTAGTGCCTCCCGTTGAAGGTTATCTGCAGTTCGTGCGCGACATTACAGAACAAAACGACACGCTGTTAATCTTCGATGAAGTGATGACAGGATTCCGCGTCGGCTACAACTGTGCACAGGGCCACTTCGGTATTAAGCCGGACTTAACGTGTCTCGGTAAAGTAATCGGCGGCGGACTGCCGGTCGGCGCTTACGGCGGTAAAAAAGAAATTATGGAACGCATCGCACCGGCAGGAGATATTTATCAGGCCGGAACGCTGTCAGGCAACCCGCTCGCGATGAGTGCAGGCCTTGCGACGTTAAGCCAGCTGTCACCTGAAAGCTACGAGTACTTCGGTAAACTCGCAGACATGCTTGAAGAAGGGCTGACAGAAGTATTCGAAAAACACGATACGCCGATCACGATTAACCGTGCAGGCTCAATGATCGGATTCTTCTTAACAGAAGGACCGGTAACGGATTTCGACAGTGCAAACACAAGTGACCTGGAGCTGTTCAGAGCAATGTACCAGGCATTACTGGCAGAAGGAGTCTACCTGCCGCCGTCACAATTTGAAGGCATGTTCCTGTCAACTAAACATACAGAAGACGATATCCAGAC
- the hemB gene encoding porphobilinogen synthase encodes MNFDRHRRLRQSGFMRDMVRETKLSKDDLIYPIFVVEKPDVKQEVSSMKGVYQISLNLLKEELDEVVALGIKSVIFFGIPNDKDAEGTGAYHDHGIVQEACRLSKEHYPELLVILDTCLCEYTDHGHCGLIDPVTKDVDNDSTLPLLVQTAVSQAKAGADIIAPSNMMDGFVTEIRRGLDSAGYAHIPIMSYGIKYASKFYGPFRDAAESTPSFGDRRTYQMDPANRLEALRELESDTLEGADMMIVKPALSYLDIIRDVRNNSNMPIVAYNVSGEYAMTRNAIDQGLVDEEVIAEQMISMKRAGADMIITYFAKDLAEKINKGEI; translated from the coding sequence ATGAATTTTGACAGACATCGCCGTTTAAGACAAAGCGGTTTTATGCGCGACATGGTGCGCGAAACGAAACTATCAAAAGATGATTTAATCTATCCGATTTTTGTCGTTGAAAAACCGGACGTAAAACAGGAAGTGTCATCGATGAAAGGTGTATACCAGATTTCATTAAACCTGCTTAAAGAAGAGCTGGATGAAGTCGTTGCACTCGGCATTAAAAGTGTTATTTTCTTCGGTATTCCGAATGACAAAGACGCTGAGGGCACAGGTGCCTACCACGATCACGGTATCGTGCAGGAAGCATGCCGCCTGTCGAAAGAACATTATCCAGAACTGCTCGTTATACTGGACACGTGCCTGTGTGAATACACAGACCACGGCCACTGCGGCTTAATTGACCCGGTCACAAAAGATGTCGACAACGATTCAACATTGCCGCTCTTAGTACAGACTGCAGTATCTCAGGCGAAAGCGGGCGCAGATATTATTGCGCCGAGCAACATGATGGACGGTTTCGTGACAGAAATCCGTCGGGGTCTGGATAGTGCAGGCTATGCACATATTCCAATTATGAGCTACGGCATTAAGTATGCGTCGAAGTTCTACGGTCCGTTCAGGGATGCAGCGGAATCGACACCGTCATTCGGAGACCGCCGCACGTATCAGATGGATCCGGCGAACCGTCTTGAAGCACTCCGCGAACTGGAAAGCGACACGCTTGAAGGTGCGGACATGATGATCGTTAAACCGGCGTTATCGTACCTCGATATTATCCGCGACGTGCGCAACAACTCGAACATGCCGATCGTCGCTTACAACGTGAGCGGTGAGTACGCAATGACACGCAACGCAATCGATCAGGGTCTTGTAGATGAAGAAGTGATTGCCGAGCAGATGATTTCAATGAAGCGCGCAGGCGCAGACATGATTATTACTTATTTCGCGAAAGATCTTGCGGAAAAAATTAATAAGGGAGAAATTTAA